A region from the Engraulis encrasicolus isolate BLACKSEA-1 chromosome 18, IST_EnEncr_1.0, whole genome shotgun sequence genome encodes:
- the LOC134468666 gene encoding fish-egg lectin-like, giving the protein MGSTCIKKRPHSCRHLLHRTLLLRGRTMCLNIAILFLALLWIPTSCDVGCTRVKGALVQIDVGGGQVFGVNSANDIYTLYGSSWGQVPGKLQHVTVGPAGVWGVNKENNIFKLVAGKWVQIPGLLKQIDAGGDEIVVGVNSHDHIYCLNKGSSIQPCREKSEWTQIPGSLKYYSCGPISCWGVNGRNNIYIRKGVTPAACEGVGNWQHIGGALSMIEVGQDGSVYGVNNVGNIYYRTGITTEQPEGTDWAHIDLFSGQAKHVSFDLGHLWVVLKNGQIYVCIQ; this is encoded by the exons ATGGGCAGCACATGTATAAAAAAGAGGCCACACTCCTGCAGACATTTACTTCACAGAACGTTACTTCTGAGAGGAAGAACCATGTGTCTTAACATTGCGATACTTTTCCTTGCCTTGCTTTGGATTCCCACTTCCTGCGATG TCGGATGCACGCGGGTCAAGGGTGCCCTGGTGCAGATTGATGTTGGTGGGGGTCAGGTGTTTGGAGTGAACAGCGCCAACGACATCTACACACTATACGGGAGTTCTTGGGGTCAGGTACCAGGAAAATTGCAGCATGTTACTGTGGGACCAGCCGGAGTCTGGGGAGTGAACAAGGAAAACAACATCTTCAAACTTGTTGCTGGAAAGTGGGTGCAGATCCCGG GGCTTCTGAAGCAGATTGATGCAGGTGGAGATGAGATCGTGGTAGGAGTGAATTCCCACGACCATATCTATTGTCTGAATAAAGGCTCTTCAATACAACCATGTAGGGAGAAGTCAGAGTGGACTCAAATCCCTGGTAGCCTGAAGTACTACAGTTGTGGCCCTATCAGCTGCTGGGGAGTAAACGGCAGAAACAACATCTACATCAGGAAG ggggTAACTCCCGCGGCATGTGAGGGGGTGGGTAACTGGCAGCACATTGGGGGAGCCCTGTCCATGATAGAGGTGGGACAGGATGGATCTGTCTATGGCGTGAATAACGTGGGAAATATTTACTACAG GACTGGCATCACTACCGAACAGCCTGAAGGGACAGACTGGGCCCACATCGATCTCTTCAGTGGTCAAGCTAAACATGTGTCCTTTGACTTGGGGCACCTCTGGGTCGTCTTGAAGAATGGGCAGATCTATGTCTGCATTCAATAA